One window of Stenotrophomonas indicatrix genomic DNA carries:
- a CDS encoding sulfite exporter TauE/SafE family protein: protein MELSSEFWWFILIGLGAQLVDGALGMAFGLVSSSVLLSMGLPPAQVSASVHTAEVFTTGASGVSHLVAGNVDRRLFFRLALPGALGGALGAYVLTQVPGDLIRPLIYLYLLVLAIIILARAAGRWMPKGEIRRVPVLGFFAGLLDASGGGGWGPVATSTLLARGGQARTTIGTVNAAEFVVTLTVSATFLLSMGMQHLQIVAGLLIGGMMAAPVAAVLVKRVKERWVLVAVGVLVLGISLFQVGHALFGYLYR, encoded by the coding sequence ATGGAGCTGAGCAGCGAATTCTGGTGGTTCATCCTCATCGGCCTCGGCGCCCAGCTGGTCGATGGCGCGCTGGGCATGGCATTCGGGCTGGTTTCTTCATCGGTGCTGCTCAGCATGGGCCTGCCTCCCGCACAGGTCAGCGCCAGCGTGCATACCGCTGAAGTGTTCACCACCGGGGCCTCCGGTGTGTCGCATCTGGTCGCCGGCAATGTCGACAGGCGACTGTTCTTCCGCCTCGCCCTGCCCGGCGCGCTGGGCGGCGCACTCGGCGCGTACGTGCTGACACAGGTCCCTGGCGACCTGATCCGCCCACTGATCTACCTGTACCTGCTGGTGCTGGCCATCATCATCCTGGCCCGCGCGGCGGGCCGCTGGATGCCCAAGGGCGAGATCCGGCGGGTACCGGTGCTGGGCTTCTTCGCCGGCCTGCTCGATGCCAGTGGCGGTGGCGGCTGGGGCCCGGTGGCCACCTCCACCCTGCTCGCCCGCGGCGGTCAGGCGCGGACCACGATCGGCACGGTAAACGCTGCGGAGTTCGTGGTCACGCTGACGGTGTCAGCGACCTTCCTGCTGTCGATGGGAATGCAGCACCTGCAGATCGTCGCCGGCCTGCTGATCGGCGGCATGATGGCCGCGCCGGTGGCGGCGGTGCTGGTGAAGCGGGTGAAGGAACGCTGGGTACTGGTCGCGGTGGGCGTGCTGGTGCTGGGCATCAGTCTGTTCCAGGTGGGCCATGCGCTGTTCGGGTACCTGTACCGCTGA
- the bfr gene encoding bacterioferritin, translated as MKGDTKVIEFLNKVLYNELTAINQYFLHAKMLKNWGIKELAEHEYKESIEEMKHADMLADRILFLEGLPNFQALGKLRIGENPTEILQCDLSLERDGVVTLREAVAYADSVGDYVSRQLFVKILDSEEEHIDWLETQLELIERIGEPKYLLSKLEE; from the coding sequence ATGAAGGGCGACACCAAGGTCATCGAATTCCTCAACAAGGTCCTCTACAACGAGCTGACCGCGATCAACCAGTACTTCCTGCACGCCAAGATGCTGAAGAACTGGGGCATCAAGGAACTGGCCGAACACGAGTACAAGGAATCGATCGAGGAAATGAAGCATGCCGACATGCTCGCCGATCGCATCCTGTTCCTCGAAGGCCTGCCGAATTTCCAGGCGCTGGGCAAGCTGCGCATCGGTGAGAACCCGACCGAGATCCTGCAGTGCGATCTGTCGCTGGAACGCGACGGCGTGGTCACCCTGCGCGAGGCCGTGGCCTACGCCGATTCGGTCGGCGACTACGTCAGCCGCCAACTGTTCGTGAAGATCCTCGACTCCGAGGAAGAGCACATCGACTGGCTGGAAACCCAGCTGGAGCTGATCGAGCGCATCGGTGAGCCGAAGTACCTGCTGAGCAAGCTCGAAGAGTGA
- the coq7 gene encoding 2-polyprenyl-3-methyl-6-methoxy-1,4-benzoquinone monooxygenase — MTVLRQTTPLDHLLTEAQRALDTVFGNPPASRPYPAMDTGEPGMDSAQRRHAAGLMRINHVGEVCAQGLYFGQAAVARDPATREHLLEAAQEETDHLAWCATRLGELDSRPSLFNPLWYAGSYTIGTLAGLRGDGWNLGFVVETERQVEAHLDEHLVDLPAGDLRSRAVIRVMKEDEARHAEHAEQAGARRLPFPIPGAMALASRVMKTIAYRI, encoded by the coding sequence ATGACCGTGCTTCGCCAGACCACCCCGCTGGACCATCTGCTGACCGAGGCGCAGCGCGCTCTGGACACGGTGTTCGGCAACCCGCCGGCCAGCCGCCCTTATCCGGCCATGGACACCGGCGAGCCGGGCATGGACAGCGCGCAGCGTCGCCACGCGGCCGGGCTGATGCGGATCAACCATGTCGGCGAGGTCTGCGCCCAGGGCCTGTATTTCGGCCAGGCCGCAGTGGCGCGCGATCCGGCGACCCGCGAACATCTGCTGGAGGCGGCCCAGGAAGAGACCGATCACCTGGCGTGGTGCGCCACCCGCCTGGGCGAGTTGGACAGCCGCCCGAGCCTGTTCAATCCGCTCTGGTACGCCGGCAGCTACACCATCGGCACCCTGGCCGGGCTGCGTGGCGATGGCTGGAACCTGGGTTTCGTGGTCGAGACCGAGCGCCAGGTGGAAGCCCATCTGGACGAACACCTGGTCGACCTGCCGGCCGGCGACCTGCGCAGCCGCGCGGTCATCCGGGTGATGAAGGAAGACGAGGCCCGGCATGCCGAACATGCCGAACAGGCCGGCGCACGCCGCCTGCCGTTCCCGATTCCCGGCGCGATGGCGCTGGCCTCCAGGGTGATGAAGACCATTGCCTACCGCATTTGA
- a CDS encoding RNA pyrophosphohydrolase: MIDPDGYRPNVGIVLMRQDGQVFWARRVRRDGWQFPQGGMNTDETPVEAMYRELQEETGLLPEHVEVLGATPGWLRYKLPARAIRRNERQVCIGQKQVWFLLRLTGDEAHVSLDHTDSPEFDHWRWVDFWYPVEHVVVFKRGVYARALRHLAPLAQGVAGHGISAMPKSAAEAWMPGHAAGHERPRKRPRSHGYWPKKAQGEGPVT; the protein is encoded by the coding sequence GTGATCGATCCGGACGGCTATCGACCGAACGTCGGCATCGTGCTGATGCGGCAGGACGGACAGGTGTTCTGGGCACGACGTGTGCGCCGGGATGGCTGGCAGTTCCCGCAGGGTGGCATGAACACCGACGAGACGCCTGTCGAGGCCATGTATCGTGAACTGCAGGAAGAGACCGGGCTGTTGCCGGAGCACGTTGAAGTGCTCGGGGCGACACCGGGTTGGCTGCGCTACAAGCTGCCGGCGCGTGCCATCCGCCGCAATGAACGCCAGGTCTGCATCGGCCAGAAGCAGGTCTGGTTCCTGCTGCGCCTGACCGGTGACGAGGCCCACGTCAGCCTGGACCATACCGACTCGCCCGAGTTCGATCATTGGCGCTGGGTCGACTTCTGGTATCCGGTGGAGCATGTGGTGGTGTTCAAGCGTGGCGTCTATGCGCGCGCCCTGCGACATCTGGCGCCCTTGGCCCAGGGAGTGGCGGGGCACGGCATCAGTGCCATGCCCAAGAGCGCTGCCGAGGCCTGGATGCCAGGCCATGCCGCCGGCCACGAGCGGCCGCGCAAGCGGCCCCGCAGCCACGGGTACTGGCCGAAGAAGGCGCAGGGCGAGGGTCCGGTCACCTGA
- the crp gene encoding cAMP-activated global transcriptional regulator CRP — protein MRRGSAPIVSTVRLASSPLALDIATIDRFLAHSHRRRYPTRTDVFRPGDPAGTLYYVISGSVSIMAEEEEDRELVLGYFGAGEFVGEMGLFVESDRREVILRTRTACELAEISYERLHQLFLGPLSADAPRLLYALGQQISKRLLDTSRKASRLAFLDVTDRIVRTLHDLAQEPESMTHPQGSQLRVSRQELARLVGCSREMAGRVLKKLQTDGLLHARGKTVVLYGTR, from the coding sequence ATGCGCAGAGGGAGCGCCCCTATCGTGTCAACCGTGCGCCTAGCTAGCAGCCCATTGGCCTTGGACATCGCAACAATCGACCGCTTCCTGGCACACAGCCACAGGCGGCGCTATCCCACCCGTACCGACGTCTTCCGACCCGGTGACCCGGCCGGCACCCTGTATTACGTCATCAGCGGCTCGGTTTCGATCATGGCCGAGGAGGAAGAGGACCGTGAACTGGTGCTGGGCTATTTCGGCGCCGGTGAGTTCGTCGGCGAGATGGGCCTGTTCGTGGAGTCGGACCGCCGTGAGGTGATCCTGCGCACCCGCACGGCCTGTGAGCTGGCCGAAATCAGCTACGAGCGCCTGCATCAGCTGTTCCTCGGCCCGCTGTCAGCCGATGCCCCGCGCCTGCTGTACGCGCTGGGCCAGCAGATCTCAAAGCGCCTGCTGGACACCAGCCGCAAGGCCAGCCGTCTGGCATTCCTGGATGTCACCGACCGCATCGTGCGCACCCTGCACGATCTGGCGCAGGAGCCGGAGTCGATGACGCACCCGCAGGGCAGCCAACTGCGCGTCTCACGCCAGGAACTGGCCCGTCTGGTCGGTTGCTCGCGCGAAATGGCCGGCCGGGTGTTGAAGAAGCTGCAGACCGACGGCCTGCTGCACGCCCGCGGCAAGACCGTGGTGCTGTACGGCACCCGTTGA
- a CDS encoding EAL domain-containing protein, which yields MAANESATGPRPGRAETPPADHWQRWAAPLAAAAPAEAPSSTTVQVPASSAPSDGARLAAPPPLPSAAALPEAGNSDMAPVDADSPYRVLIVEDDRAQALFAQSVLHGAGMQAIVLGDADGVQQAIREQRPDLILMDLHLPGLDGMRLTAMIRQQPGMQLLPIVFLSGDPDPERQFEVLDCGADDYLSKPIRPRHLIAAVANRIRRARAQAATLPGANGAPATSNPETGLPTRHHVLQQLNATLAQHERGGVFFVEISSALGLRERYGYAAFERLMVQAGQRLAEAGHPHLLARLNDNSFLLLARNTDEDSLEAIAGTLREQLSARAFVIRDDESVHLRGVVGYAPLSPGFDDASSALEAVERTTLQARLLSAGVAGHVHRQVTTEQEHLALLEGQLELAYQPIVAVAGGSSAQYQLLLRLRQADGSVLTAGQVIPAAEAAGRIADLDQQVLEHAMGLLDLYRHATQPLNLFVSQSLRTLQRDAFADWLLESLQQRRLPGSALVIDVRLPDALIHTVPLQQFCQRMASVGVRFCLSQFEPGSEALALLTQLPLSFVRMAARFSSSHSNPDTREELRRSIEQAHAAGLLIIGQQIEDPQAAAAMWVGGVDYIQGNMVQSAGSDLNFDFHNAVL from the coding sequence ATGGCCGCAAACGAATCCGCCACGGGCCCCCGCCCGGGACGCGCTGAAACCCCTCCGGCCGATCATTGGCAACGTTGGGCCGCACCCTTGGCTGCGGCGGCGCCTGCCGAGGCACCGTCGTCAACGACCGTGCAGGTGCCGGCCTCGTCAGCGCCCAGCGACGGTGCCCGACTGGCTGCTCCGCCGCCCCTGCCCTCCGCCGCAGCACTGCCAGAGGCGGGCAACAGTGACATGGCGCCTGTCGACGCCGACTCGCCCTACCGCGTGCTGATCGTCGAAGACGACCGTGCCCAGGCGCTGTTCGCACAAAGCGTGCTGCATGGCGCTGGCATGCAGGCGATCGTGCTCGGCGATGCCGATGGCGTGCAGCAGGCCATCCGCGAACAACGCCCAGACCTGATCCTGATGGATCTGCACCTGCCCGGGCTGGATGGCATGCGGCTGACCGCGATGATCCGCCAGCAGCCCGGCATGCAGTTGCTACCGATCGTATTCCTCAGCGGCGACCCGGACCCGGAGCGCCAGTTCGAAGTGCTCGACTGCGGCGCCGACGATTACCTGAGCAAGCCGATCCGGCCGCGCCACCTGATCGCCGCGGTAGCCAACCGTATCCGCCGCGCACGCGCGCAGGCCGCGACCCTGCCGGGTGCCAACGGCGCACCGGCGACCAGCAACCCGGAAACCGGGCTGCCCACGCGCCACCACGTGCTGCAGCAACTCAACGCAACGCTTGCCCAGCACGAACGCGGTGGCGTGTTCTTCGTCGAAATCTCCAGCGCGCTGGGCCTGCGCGAGCGCTACGGCTACGCGGCCTTCGAGCGGCTGATGGTGCAGGCCGGGCAACGTCTTGCCGAGGCCGGCCATCCGCATCTGCTGGCACGCCTGAACGACAACAGCTTCCTGCTGCTTGCCCGCAACACCGATGAGGACAGCCTGGAAGCGATCGCCGGCACCCTGCGCGAGCAGCTGTCCGCGCGCGCCTTCGTGATCCGCGACGACGAATCGGTGCACCTGCGCGGTGTGGTCGGCTACGCGCCGCTGTCGCCGGGTTTCGACGATGCCAGCAGCGCCTTGGAAGCGGTCGAACGCACCACCCTGCAGGCGCGCCTGCTCAGCGCCGGCGTGGCGGGCCACGTGCATCGCCAGGTGACCACCGAGCAGGAGCACCTGGCGTTGCTGGAAGGCCAGCTGGAGCTCGCTTACCAGCCGATCGTCGCCGTCGCCGGCGGCAGCAGCGCGCAGTACCAGCTGCTGCTGCGCCTGCGCCAGGCCGATGGCAGCGTGCTGACCGCCGGTCAGGTCATTCCCGCAGCCGAAGCCGCCGGCCGCATCGCCGATCTTGACCAGCAGGTACTGGAACATGCGATGGGCCTGCTCGACCTGTATCGCCATGCCACCCAACCGCTGAACCTGTTCGTCTCGCAGTCGCTGCGTACCCTGCAGCGCGATGCCTTCGCTGACTGGCTGCTGGAATCGCTGCAGCAACGTCGCCTGCCCGGCAGCGCGCTGGTGATCGACGTGCGCCTGCCCGACGCGCTGATCCACACCGTGCCGTTGCAGCAGTTCTGCCAGCGCATGGCCAGCGTTGGCGTGCGCTTCTGCCTGAGCCAGTTCGAACCAGGCAGCGAAGCCCTTGCCCTGCTCACCCAGCTGCCGTTGTCGTTCGTGCGCATGGCCGCACGCTTCTCCAGCAGCCACTCCAACCCGGATACGCGCGAAGAACTGCGCCGATCGATCGAGCAGGCGCATGCAGCCGGCCTGCTGATCATCGGCCAGCAGATCGAGGATCCGCAGGCAGCGGCCGCGATGTGGGTCGGCGGTGTCGATTACATCCAGGGCAACATGGTGCAGTCGGCCGGCAGCGACCTGAACTTCGACTTCCACAACGCGGTGCTCTGA
- the rplM gene encoding 50S ribosomal protein L13: MSTFTAKNETVQRDWYLVDAEGKTLGRLCTELARRLRGKHKPVYTPHVDTGDYLVVINAEKIVVTGKKLQDKMYHRFTGYIGNLKTESLAQALERHPERVIETAVKGMLPKGTLGRQMYRKLKVYAGTEHPHAAQQPQVLDI; this comes from the coding sequence ATGAGCACTTTCACTGCCAAGAACGAGACCGTCCAGCGCGACTGGTACCTCGTCGACGCCGAGGGCAAGACCCTGGGCCGTCTCTGCACCGAGCTGGCCCGCCGTCTGCGTGGCAAGCACAAGCCGGTCTACACCCCGCACGTTGATACCGGCGACTACCTGGTCGTCATCAATGCAGAAAAGATTGTCGTCACCGGCAAGAAGCTGCAGGACAAGATGTATCACCGTTTCACCGGTTACATCGGCAACCTGAAGACCGAATCCCTCGCCCAGGCGCTTGAGCGCCACCCGGAGCGCGTGATCGAGACCGCCGTCAAGGGCATGCTGCCGAAGGGCACGCTGGGTCGCCAGATGTACCGCAAGCTCAAGGTCTACGCCGGCACTGAGCATCCGCACGCCGCACAGCAGCCGCAGGTTCTGGATATCTAA
- the speD gene encoding adenosylmethionine decarboxylase has product MVKPLPRLRLQGFNNLTKALSFNIYDVCYARTEEERQRYIEYIDEEYNADRLTQILTDVAEIIGANILNVARQDYDPQGASVTILISEEPVIDKKQAGKELISDAVVAHMDKSHITVHTYPETHPQEGIATFRADIDVATCGVISPLKALNYLIESLESDIVIMDYRVRGFTRDVKGKKHYIDHKINSIQNFLAKNIKSRYEMFDVNVYQENIFHTKMHLKDFDLDQYLFEEKAKNISFKERMKIEALLRREIEELFHGRNLAE; this is encoded by the coding sequence GTGGTCAAGCCGTTGCCTCGCCTGAGGTTGCAGGGTTTCAACAACCTCACCAAGGCGCTGAGCTTCAACATCTATGACGTGTGTTACGCGCGCACCGAAGAGGAGCGTCAGCGTTACATTGAATACATCGATGAAGAGTACAACGCCGACAGGCTTACTCAAATCTTGACCGATGTCGCTGAGATCATCGGCGCCAACATCCTCAACGTGGCGCGCCAGGATTACGATCCGCAGGGTGCCTCGGTGACGATCCTGATCTCCGAAGAGCCGGTGATCGACAAGAAGCAGGCCGGCAAGGAGTTGATTTCCGATGCCGTGGTCGCGCACATGGACAAGTCGCACATCACCGTGCACACCTATCCGGAAACGCACCCGCAGGAAGGCATTGCCACCTTCCGCGCCGACATCGACGTGGCTACCTGCGGCGTCATTTCGCCGTTGAAGGCACTGAACTACCTGATCGAGAGCCTGGAATCGGACATCGTGATCATGGACTACCGTGTCCGTGGCTTCACGCGTGATGTGAAGGGCAAGAAGCACTACATCGATCACAAGATCAACTCGATCCAGAACTTCCTGGCCAAGAACATCAAGTCGCGTTACGAGATGTTCGACGTCAACGTCTACCAGGAGAACATCTTCCACACGAAGATGCACCTGAAGGACTTCGACCTGGACCAGTACCTGTTCGAGGAGAAGGCCAAGAACATCTCGTTCAAGGAACGCATGAAGATCGAAGCGCTGCTGCGTCGTGAGATCGAAGAGCTGTTCCACGGGCGCAACCTGGCTGAGTGA
- a CDS encoding ATP-binding protein: MSSTVALLAVLALAIIAPLVLGLRLRSRNRTLAALQRDRITLISERDQLRRTTERQGQLEHQLLQAKQAAEAAVLAKGEFLATMSHEIRTPLNGILPMLELIARGPLGEDQRQMLATASASSQQLLRIVDDILDYSRLEAQALELEITSFNLRELLDGVVQLLQRAAEAKGLTLSLQLDPAVRLPVRGDPVRLRQVLGNLLANAIKFTARGQVQLRVQRLGEGPAQHQLRFEVIDTGIGIDEAQQARLFQSFSQADASTTRIYGGTGLGLAICKRITDLMHGDIGVRSTPGQGATFWFEIPLLKVPGDLPALARSPAALLLYTADAQLQPRVERIAAHHGLQVQLLASIDDAMERLRAAPRPGQSTPAWLLIDARHRRNGEAALQRALAERGADDTLQVLWLQDDPVAPRPRQQQLHSSFNDAALHALLAQPTATARPAALLANAEDAQPAATLPSLDLRVLLVEDNTVNRMVAEHLLRVFQCQVRNAADGEQALALLREGGIDVVLMDCQMPVLDGYGATQRWRREEAEAGRTRLPIIAMTANAMAGDRERCLQAGMDDYLSKPITREALHALLQRWGRVSADRGHAALPEPLPLPAAPSALDGESPRDDQARSTPIPQLVLDRSVLDELHAVIGDAAAQIVAVFLEDAPQLVQQLQQAAQGNDIERLQALSHSLKSSSANVGALSLSAVARRIEHEARSGSLQRPAVAVALLVAEFARARVALTGYLAGQAR; this comes from the coding sequence GTGTCATCGACGGTTGCGCTGCTGGCGGTGCTGGCCCTGGCCATCATCGCCCCGCTGGTACTGGGTCTGCGGTTGCGTTCGCGCAATCGCACGCTGGCGGCACTGCAGCGCGACCGCATCACCCTCATCAGCGAGCGTGACCAGCTGCGGCGTACCACCGAACGCCAGGGCCAGCTGGAACATCAGCTGCTGCAGGCCAAGCAGGCGGCCGAAGCGGCCGTGCTGGCCAAGGGCGAGTTCCTGGCCACCATGAGCCACGAGATCCGCACGCCACTCAATGGCATCCTGCCGATGCTGGAGCTGATCGCCCGTGGTCCGCTCGGCGAGGACCAGCGGCAGATGCTGGCTACCGCCTCGGCCAGCTCGCAGCAGCTGCTGCGCATCGTCGATGACATCCTCGACTACTCGCGACTGGAAGCACAGGCACTGGAACTGGAGATCACCAGCTTCAACCTGCGCGAACTGCTCGACGGCGTGGTGCAGCTGCTGCAGCGCGCCGCCGAAGCCAAAGGCCTGACACTGAGTCTGCAACTGGATCCGGCCGTGCGCCTGCCGGTACGCGGCGACCCCGTGCGCCTGCGTCAGGTGCTGGGCAACCTGCTGGCCAACGCCATCAAGTTCACCGCACGTGGCCAGGTGCAGCTGCGCGTGCAGCGGCTGGGCGAAGGCCCCGCCCAGCACCAGTTGCGTTTCGAAGTGATCGACACCGGCATCGGCATCGATGAGGCCCAGCAGGCGCGGCTGTTCCAGTCCTTCAGTCAGGCCGACGCGTCCACCACACGCATCTACGGCGGCACCGGCCTGGGCCTGGCCATCTGCAAGCGCATCACCGACCTGATGCATGGCGACATCGGCGTGCGTTCCACCCCGGGACAGGGTGCAACCTTCTGGTTCGAAATACCGCTGCTGAAGGTCCCCGGCGATCTGCCGGCACTGGCACGCTCGCCGGCAGCGCTGCTGCTGTACACCGCCGATGCGCAGCTGCAGCCACGCGTCGAGCGCATCGCCGCACACCACGGCCTGCAGGTACAGCTGCTGGCCAGCATCGATGACGCAATGGAACGCCTGCGCGCAGCGCCACGTCCCGGCCAGAGCACGCCGGCATGGCTGCTGATCGACGCCCGCCATCGCCGCAATGGCGAGGCGGCCCTGCAGCGGGCCCTGGCCGAGCGCGGTGCCGACGACACTCTGCAGGTGCTGTGGCTGCAGGACGATCCGGTTGCACCCCGTCCTCGCCAGCAGCAGCTGCACAGCTCATTCAACGATGCCGCCCTGCACGCGCTGCTGGCACAGCCAACGGCCACCGCGCGTCCAGCAGCGCTGCTGGCCAACGCCGAAGACGCGCAGCCAGCCGCGACGTTGCCGTCATTGGATCTGCGTGTCCTGCTGGTCGAGGACAATACGGTCAACCGGATGGTGGCCGAGCACCTGCTGCGGGTCTTCCAGTGCCAGGTGCGCAACGCCGCCGACGGCGAGCAGGCGCTCGCACTGCTGCGCGAAGGCGGAATCGACGTCGTGCTGATGGATTGCCAGATGCCGGTGCTCGACGGCTACGGCGCAACACAGCGCTGGCGCAGGGAGGAGGCCGAAGCGGGGCGCACGCGGTTGCCTATCATCGCGATGACCGCCAACGCCATGGCCGGTGATCGCGAGCGCTGCCTGCAGGCGGGCATGGACGACTATCTGTCCAAGCCGATCACGCGTGAAGCGCTGCATGCATTGCTGCAACGTTGGGGCCGGGTATCCGCGGATCGCGGACATGCAGCGCTGCCGGAACCTTTGCCATTGCCCGCAGCGCCGAGCGCGCTCGACGGCGAAAGCCCGCGTGATGACCAAGCACGCTCGACCCCGATTCCACAGCTGGTGCTTGATCGCAGCGTGCTGGATGAGCTGCACGCGGTGATCGGCGATGCCGCTGCGCAGATCGTGGCAGTGTTCCTGGAAGACGCACCGCAGTTGGTGCAGCAGCTGCAGCAGGCGGCACAGGGCAACGATATCGAACGCCTGCAGGCGCTGTCGCACAGCCTGAAATCCTCCAGCGCCAACGTTGGTGCGCTGTCGCTGTCAGCAGTGGCGCGACGGATAGAACACGAAGCCCGCAGCGGCAGCCTGCAGCGCCCTGCCGTGGCAGTGGCGCTGCTGGTGGCGGAGTTCGCCCGCGCGCGTGTGGCGCTGACCGGCTACCTCGCCGGCCAGGCCCGCTGA
- a CDS encoding DUF4126 domain-containing protein — MTEAHLFVIGILLAWLAGIRVYLTVFGVGIAGLLGWVDLPPALQATESWWVLGTSAALAVAEFFADKIPGVDSAWDLVQTLARVPAGAFLAAATLSPDGDLGTGALVAGAGVALASHGLKAGTRALLNTSPEPASNWIASAAEDTVVIGGLALALAHPWIALVVVLACSLAGALLVWLVWRTLWKSVRWLARGGSDDGQRQPGTG, encoded by the coding sequence ATGACCGAAGCCCACCTGTTCGTGATCGGCATCCTGCTGGCCTGGCTGGCCGGCATCCGTGTCTACCTCACCGTATTCGGCGTCGGCATCGCCGGCCTGCTCGGCTGGGTCGACCTGCCACCGGCACTGCAGGCCACCGAGTCGTGGTGGGTGCTGGGCACGTCGGCGGCGCTGGCCGTCGCCGAATTCTTCGCAGACAAGATTCCCGGCGTGGATTCCGCCTGGGACCTTGTGCAGACCCTGGCGCGCGTACCCGCCGGCGCCTTCCTCGCGGCAGCGACATTGTCGCCAGATGGCGACCTGGGCACCGGTGCACTGGTGGCGGGCGCGGGTGTTGCACTGGCCAGCCATGGCCTGAAGGCCGGCACCCGCGCCCTGCTCAACACCTCACCGGAACCGGCCAGCAACTGGATCGCCTCGGCGGCCGAAGATACCGTGGTAATCGGCGGGTTGGCGCTCGCGCTGGCGCATCCATGGATCGCGCTGGTGGTGGTGCTGGCCTGCAGTCTGGCCGGTGCATTGCTGGTCTGGCTGGTCTGGCGCACATTGTGGAAGAGCGTGCGCTGGCTGGCACGTGGTGGCAGCGACGACGGACAACGGCAACCCGGTACCGGCTGA
- the sugE gene encoding quaternary ammonium compound efflux SMR transporter SugE: MPWIYLLLAGLFEIGFALGMKYSEGFSKPVPTALTVVSALISLYLMSQAMKNIPVGTAYAIWTGIGAMGVTVLGIYLFNDSASPARLACVGLIVAGVIGLKLVSPN; the protein is encoded by the coding sequence ATGCCCTGGATCTATCTGCTGCTGGCCGGTCTGTTCGAGATCGGATTCGCCCTTGGAATGAAGTACTCCGAAGGTTTCAGCAAACCCGTGCCGACCGCCCTGACGGTGGTGTCGGCGCTGATCAGCCTGTACCTGATGAGCCAGGCGATGAAGAACATTCCGGTCGGCACGGCTTATGCGATCTGGACTGGCATCGGCGCCATGGGCGTGACGGTGCTGGGCATCTATCTGTTCAACGACAGCGCCTCGCCGGCACGCCTGGCCTGCGTGGGCCTGATCGTGGCCGGTGTGATCGGCCTGAAGCTGGTGTCGCCCAACTGA
- the rpsI gene encoding 30S ribosomal protein S9: protein MAITQNYGTGRRKSSTARVFLRKGSGNITVNGRPLDEFFGRETARMIVRQPLELTKNTESFDILVTAAGGGTTGQAGAIRLGIARALVEYDETLKSELRKAGFMTRDAREVERKKVGLHKARRATQFSKR from the coding sequence ATGGCTATCACTCAAAACTACGGCACTGGCCGCCGCAAGTCCTCCACCGCTCGCGTGTTCCTGCGCAAGGGTTCGGGCAACATCACCGTCAATGGTCGTCCGCTGGACGAGTTCTTCGGCCGTGAGACCGCTCGCATGATCGTGCGCCAGCCGCTCGAGCTGACCAAGAACACCGAGAGCTTCGACATCCTGGTCACCGCCGCTGGCGGCGGCACCACCGGCCAGGCCGGTGCGATCCGTCTGGGCATCGCCCGTGCTCTGGTCGAGTACGACGAAACCCTGAAGTCCGAGCTGCGCAAGGCTGGCTTCATGACCCGCGACGCCCGCGAAGTCGAACGTAAGAAGGTCGGTCTGCACAAGGCCCGCCGCGCCACCCAGTTCTCCAAGCGCTGA
- a CDS encoding bacterioferritin-associated ferredoxin has translation MYVCICNGVTDHQIREAASHGVTSVAELTMRTGCGATCGSCLDMAGDLLAKARATHDLPLPVLGLAQVA, from the coding sequence GTGTACGTCTGCATCTGCAACGGTGTTACCGACCACCAGATCCGCGAAGCCGCCAGCCATGGCGTCACGTCGGTGGCCGAGCTGACCATGCGTACCGGATGCGGCGCCACCTGCGGTTCCTGCCTGGACATGGCCGGCGACCTGCTGGCCAAGGCACGTGCCACGCACGATCTGCCGTTGCCGGTACTGGGTCTGGCGCAGGTCGCCTGA